A genomic segment from Roseibium algicola encodes:
- a CDS encoding BMP family protein — protein sequence MLTSKPFSRARRAMLTAALAVTVSAGLSVPSANAADPVKVAAIYTVPVEQQWVSRIDKALKAAQERGEITYTFSENVANTDYERVMREYAEQGMDLVVGEAFAVERAARKVAAEYPDTAFLMGSSFGPAQPNFAVFDNWIHEPSYLSGMIAGATTKSNVIGMVGGYAIPEVNRLMNAFMEGATSVNPDVKFLVTFINSWYDPPKAKEAAFAMIDKGADILYAERFGVSDAAKEKGILAIGNVIDTASDYPGTILSSALWHMEPTIDKAIGLVASDTFEPADFGPYSFMSYGGGSFVVDESLAPADAVSAAKAKEQEILDGLFRVNVNDSEPKSTM from the coding sequence ATGCTCACTTCCAAACCATTTTCCAGGGCCCGCAGGGCCATGTTGACGGCCGCACTGGCTGTCACAGTATCGGCAGGACTGTCCGTTCCTTCCGCCAATGCCGCCGACCCGGTCAAGGTCGCAGCGATCTACACCGTTCCGGTCGAACAGCAGTGGGTCAGCCGCATCGACAAGGCGCTGAAAGCCGCCCAGGAACGCGGCGAAATCACCTACACCTTCTCCGAAAACGTTGCCAACACCGACTATGAGCGTGTCATGCGCGAATACGCCGAACAGGGCATGGATCTGGTGGTTGGCGAAGCATTCGCCGTCGAGCGCGCCGCCCGCAAGGTGGCTGCGGAATATCCGGACACGGCTTTCCTGATGGGGTCGTCCTTTGGACCGGCTCAGCCGAACTTTGCCGTCTTCGACAACTGGATCCATGAGCCGAGCTATCTCTCCGGTATGATCGCCGGCGCCACCACCAAGTCGAATGTCATCGGCATGGTCGGCGGCTACGCCATTCCGGAAGTGAACCGTCTGATGAACGCCTTCATGGAAGGCGCAACCTCCGTGAACCCGGACGTGAAGTTCCTCGTGACCTTCATCAACTCTTGGTACGACCCGCCCAAGGCCAAGGAAGCTGCCTTCGCGATGATCGACAAGGGTGCGGACATTCTCTACGCAGAGCGCTTCGGCGTTTCCGATGCGGCCAAGGAAAAGGGCATTCTGGCGATCGGCAACGTGATCGACACGGCAAGCGACTATCCGGGCACCATCCTGTCCTCCGCGCTTTGGCACATGGAACCGACCATCGACAAGGCGATCGGCCTTGTTGCCAGCGACACCTTTGAACCTGCCGATTTCGGCCCCTACAGCTTCATGTCCTACGGCGGCGGCAGCTTCGTTGTGGACGAAAGCCTTGCTCCAGCCGACGCGGTTTCCGCGGCAAAGGCCAAGGAGCAGGAAATCCTCGACGGCCTGTTCCGCGTCAATGTGAACGACAGCGAACCGAAATCCACCATGTAG
- a CDS encoding ribose-phosphate pyrophosphokinase, which yields MKIVAGNSNRALAEEISKYLDAPLAKCQVRRFADQEIFVEIQENVRGEDVFVVQPTSYPANDHLMELLIIIDALRRSSARRITAVIPYFGYARQDRRASGRTPISAKLVANLITEAGADRILTLDLHAGQIQGFFDIPTDNLFAAPVMTRDIKERYATDNVMVVSPDVGGVVRARALAKRIEAPLSIVDKRRDKPGESEVMNIIGDVKGYDCILVDDIVDSGGTLCNAAEALLSKGAQSVTAYITHGVLSGGAVARVTSSKLKELVITNSIEPTAAITAAANIRAISIAPLIGEAINRTALEKSVSSLFS from the coding sequence ATGAAGATCGTCGCGGGCAATTCCAACCGAGCCCTGGCTGAGGAAATATCCAAATACCTGGATGCCCCTCTCGCCAAATGCCAGGTCCGGCGGTTTGCCGACCAGGAAATCTTCGTAGAAATCCAGGAAAACGTACGCGGCGAAGATGTATTCGTCGTCCAGCCGACCAGCTACCCGGCAAACGACCACCTTATGGAGCTGCTCATCATCATCGATGCGCTCCGCCGGTCCTCTGCCCGCCGTATCACCGCGGTCATTCCGTATTTCGGCTACGCCCGGCAGGATCGCCGCGCCTCCGGCCGAACCCCGATCTCGGCAAAGCTGGTGGCCAATCTCATTACCGAAGCCGGTGCCGACCGCATTCTAACCCTGGATCTCCACGCCGGTCAGATCCAGGGTTTTTTCGATATCCCGACAGACAACCTGTTCGCAGCGCCCGTCATGACGCGCGACATCAAAGAACGCTATGCGACCGACAATGTGATGGTCGTGTCTCCGGATGTCGGCGGCGTGGTGCGCGCCCGTGCACTTGCCAAGCGCATCGAAGCTCCGCTCTCCATCGTCGACAAGCGTCGCGACAAACCCGGGGAATCGGAAGTCATGAACATCATCGGTGATGTCAAAGGCTATGACTGCATCCTGGTCGATGACATCGTCGACAGTGGCGGCACGCTCTGCAACGCTGCCGAAGCCCTGTTGTCCAAGGGCGCACAGTCGGTAACGGCCTATATCACTCACGGCGTTCTGTCCGGTGGTGCCGTTGCCCGCGTGACCTCTTCCAAGCTGAAGGAGCTGGTCATCACCAACTCCATCGAACCGACTGCCGCCATCACGGCTGCAGCCAACATCCGTGCAATCTCGATTGCCCCGCTGATCGGCGAAGCAATCAACCGCACGGCACTGGAAAAGTCCGTTTCCAGCCTCTTCAGCTGA
- a CDS encoding M24 family metallopeptidase: MALHFSDAEFESRFDKLKAAMEAQKLDAMLLFAQESMYWLTGYDTFGFCFFQCLVVTKEGRRVLLTRSADERQAKHTSNIEDIRIWIDRGSASPVLQLKELLFDMDLLGCKLGVEYDTQGMTGKIALKLNEELTSFADVSDASPLIPELRAVKSAEEIVYVRKAAELADKAFYAAMDEIHPGADEGRILAAMQGAIFEGGGDYPGNEFIIGSDRDALLCRYKAGRRNLSEQDQLTLEWAGAYRHYHAALMRTVVIGTPTDRHLEMYTAAREALAAVETQLVPGKTFGDVFDAHAERVDAHGLMPHRLNACGYSLGARFTPSWMDMPMAYRANPAEVKPDMVIFMHMILMDSNSGTAMTLGQTYLTTTGTPECLSKLPLDLPVKSG; encoded by the coding sequence ATGGCACTTCATTTTTCCGATGCCGAGTTTGAAAGCCGCTTTGACAAGCTGAAAGCCGCCATGGAGGCGCAGAAGCTGGATGCCATGCTGCTCTTCGCCCAGGAGAGCATGTACTGGCTGACCGGCTACGACACCTTCGGTTTCTGCTTCTTCCAGTGCCTCGTGGTGACGAAGGAAGGACGCCGGGTGCTCCTCACCCGATCTGCCGACGAACGCCAGGCCAAGCACACCTCGAACATCGAGGACATCCGCATCTGGATCGACCGCGGCTCCGCCAGCCCGGTGCTGCAGCTGAAGGAACTGCTGTTCGACATGGACCTGCTCGGCTGCAAGCTGGGCGTTGAATACGACACACAGGGCATGACCGGCAAAATAGCGCTGAAGCTGAACGAGGAACTTACCAGTTTCGCCGATGTCAGCGATGCCTCGCCCCTGATCCCCGAACTTCGTGCGGTGAAAAGCGCCGAGGAAATCGTTTATGTGCGCAAGGCCGCGGAGCTGGCGGACAAGGCCTTTTATGCGGCAATGGATGAAATCCACCCCGGAGCCGACGAGGGCCGCATCCTGGCTGCGATGCAGGGAGCCATTTTTGAAGGTGGCGGCGATTACCCCGGCAACGAGTTCATCATCGGCTCCGACCGCGATGCTCTCCTGTGCCGTTACAAGGCAGGTCGCCGGAACCTGTCCGAACAGGACCAGCTGACACTGGAATGGGCAGGCGCCTACCGCCACTACCATGCCGCACTGATGCGCACGGTGGTGATCGGTACGCCGACGGACCGGCATCTGGAGATGTACACCGCCGCACGTGAAGCACTGGCCGCCGTTGAAACACAGCTCGTCCCCGGCAAGACCTTCGGCGATGTTTTCGACGCTCATGCGGAACGGGTAGACGCTCATGGCCTGATGCCGCACCGGCTGAACGCCTGCGGTTATTCCCTGGGTGCCAGGTTCACACCAAGCTGGATGGACATGCCCATGGCGTACCGGGCCAATCCGGCCGAGGTAAAGCCCGACATGGTGATCTTCATGCATATGATCCTGATGGATTCCAACTCCGGAACCGCCATGACGCTCGGCCAGACCTATCTGACCACGACCGGAACGCCAGAGTGCTTGTCCAAGCTGCCTCTCGACCTGCCGGTCAAGTCAGGCTAA
- the pgeF gene encoding peptidoglycan editing factor PgeF: protein MKIEADVLKLDGIRHGFFTRQGGVSGGIYTSLNIGLGSDDERSSVLENRDRVAGQLGIGADRLVSPYQIHSADVITVSAPFAQDADRKADALVTATPGLAIGIATADCGPLLFADTKAGVIGAAHSGWKGAVTGILQNTVAAMEALGATRTNITAVLGPTISQGAYEVGPEFKERFLQEHPDNTRYFKPSERAEHFMFDLPAFITDKLQALGLGAIADLALCTYADEDRFFSYRRTTHRKEPDYGRQISAIALL from the coding sequence ATGAAAATTGAAGCAGACGTTTTGAAGCTGGATGGTATCCGGCACGGCTTCTTCACCCGCCAAGGCGGCGTTTCCGGCGGCATCTACACCAGCCTCAATATCGGTCTCGGTTCGGACGATGAGCGCAGCAGCGTTCTTGAAAACCGCGACCGGGTTGCCGGCCAGCTCGGCATTGGTGCCGATCGCCTGGTGTCCCCCTATCAGATCCACTCCGCCGACGTGATCACTGTCAGCGCACCGTTCGCACAGGATGCGGACCGCAAGGCCGATGCCCTGGTCACGGCCACACCGGGCCTTGCCATCGGCATCGCGACGGCCGATTGCGGCCCGCTTCTGTTTGCAGATACCAAGGCGGGTGTCATCGGCGCTGCCCATTCAGGCTGGAAAGGCGCCGTTACCGGCATCTTGCAGAATACAGTTGCCGCCATGGAAGCTCTCGGCGCGACCAGAACCAACATCACGGCGGTGCTGGGTCCGACGATTTCGCAGGGCGCCTATGAGGTCGGCCCCGAATTCAAGGAACGTTTCCTTCAGGAGCACCCGGACAACACCCGCTACTTCAAGCCTTCGGAACGGGCAGAGCACTTCATGTTCGACCTGCCCGCCTTCATTACGGACAAGCTTCAGGCTCTTGGACTGGGGGCCATTGCCGACCTGGCACTGTGCACCTATGCCGATGAAGACCGCTTCTTCTCCTACCGCCGGACGACCCATCGCAAGGAACCGGATTACGGCCGCCAGATCAGCGCGATTGCACTTTTGTGA
- a CDS encoding class I SAM-dependent methyltransferase: protein MTALKDRIKARIETEGPLSVAQYMSVCLGDPDAGYYMTREPFGTAGDFVTAPEVSQMFGELVGAACLSAWQALGEPAEFQLVELGPGRGTLMSDLLRMAALRPAFVKAARLNLVETSQRLRDMQSATLARGPLKPQFRDRFQDVPDGPLILVANEFFDALPIHQFVKTEHGWQERQIGLSQHGELIFGVGTARLPDDAVPAGLFTAPDGTIFETQPAANAIAEEIGRRIADKGGAALVIDYGYLKTAAGDTLQALYRHAYDDVLAHPGEADLTAHVNFEALAAAAVRAGARALAPLTQGEFLLRTGLLERAGALGAGKTHSEQEAIRDAVERLAAPDQMGDLFKVLAVTNSGNSFPPFDSAS, encoded by the coding sequence GTGACGGCACTGAAAGACAGGATCAAGGCACGGATCGAAACCGAGGGCCCGCTTTCGGTCGCGCAATACATGTCCGTTTGCCTCGGGGACCCGGACGCCGGCTACTACATGACGCGCGAACCGTTCGGCACCGCGGGCGATTTCGTCACAGCACCCGAAGTCAGCCAGATGTTCGGCGAACTCGTCGGGGCAGCCTGCCTGTCCGCCTGGCAGGCGCTTGGAGAGCCGGCGGAATTTCAGCTGGTCGAACTTGGGCCCGGTCGCGGCACACTGATGTCCGACCTCTTGCGGATGGCAGCCCTGCGTCCAGCCTTTGTGAAGGCGGCTCGCCTGAACCTGGTTGAGACCAGCCAGCGACTGAGGGACATGCAGTCAGCGACGCTGGCGCGCGGTCCGTTGAAACCGCAGTTTCGCGACCGGTTCCAGGACGTTCCGGACGGTCCGCTGATCCTGGTTGCCAACGAGTTTTTCGACGCCCTGCCGATCCATCAGTTCGTCAAGACCGAACACGGCTGGCAGGAACGCCAGATCGGGCTTTCGCAGCACGGAGAGCTGATCTTCGGTGTCGGCACCGCCCGCCTGCCCGATGACGCTGTGCCCGCTGGTCTATTTACTGCACCGGACGGCACAATCTTCGAAACCCAACCCGCCGCCAATGCGATCGCCGAAGAAATCGGCCGGCGGATTGCAGACAAAGGCGGTGCAGCACTCGTCATTGACTACGGGTATCTGAAGACTGCTGCCGGCGACACGCTGCAAGCACTTTACAGGCACGCCTATGACGACGTCCTGGCTCATCCGGGAGAAGCGGATCTGACCGCCCATGTGAATTTCGAGGCATTGGCGGCGGCGGCTGTCCGGGCAGGCGCCCGCGCTCTTGCGCCGCTGACCCAGGGCGAATTCCTGCTTCGTACCGGTCTTCTGGAACGGGCAGGTGCCCTTGGTGCAGGTAAAACCCACAGCGAACAGGAGGCGATCCGCGATGCCGTCGAACGGCTGGCTGCGCCTGACCAGATGGGGGATCTTTTCAAGGTGCTCGCTGTGACGAATTCCGGAAATTCGTTTCCCCCGTTTGACAGCGCGTCCTGA
- the lgt gene encoding prolipoprotein diacylglyceryl transferase, whose translation MPFPAIDPVLVEFGPFALRWYALAYIVGILLAWRYMRLLVANDRLWGGIARPTQLEIDDFVLWGTLGIIIGGRLGYVLFYNPGYYIAHPAEALEIWTGGMSFHGGFAGTVIAMILFAWKRGLLIWTLFDLAGCAAPIGLFFGRIANFINSELWGRPTDVPWAVVFPNGGPDPRHPSQLYEAALEGILLFLVLMVLSRRFKLLQKPGFLAGAFAFGYGIARSIAELYRVPDAHIGYLSGFLTMGILLSVPMILAGLATMIWAARRRTGATAA comes from the coding sequence ATGCCCTTTCCCGCAATCGATCCTGTACTCGTCGAATTCGGGCCCTTTGCCCTGCGCTGGTACGCGCTTGCCTACATCGTCGGCATTCTGCTGGCCTGGCGCTACATGCGTCTGCTGGTGGCCAACGACCGGCTGTGGGGTGGCATTGCCCGTCCCACACAGCTCGAGATCGACGACTTCGTGCTGTGGGGAACGCTCGGTATCATCATCGGTGGCCGCCTCGGCTACGTGCTGTTCTACAATCCAGGCTATTATATCGCCCACCCGGCCGAAGCGCTCGAGATCTGGACCGGTGGCATGTCCTTCCACGGCGGCTTTGCCGGCACCGTCATCGCGATGATCCTGTTTGCCTGGAAACGCGGCCTGTTGATCTGGACCCTGTTCGACCTTGCCGGCTGCGCGGCTCCCATCGGCCTGTTCTTCGGCCGTATCGCCAATTTCATCAATTCCGAGCTCTGGGGCCGGCCGACGGATGTACCCTGGGCCGTGGTTTTTCCGAACGGCGGACCGGATCCCCGTCATCCAAGCCAGCTCTATGAAGCCGCGCTCGAAGGGATCTTGCTGTTTCTGGTTCTGATGGTGCTCAGCCGGCGCTTCAAGCTTTTGCAAAAGCCCGGCTTTCTTGCCGGTGCCTTTGCCTTCGGCTACGGCATCGCCCGGTCGATAGCAGAACTCTACAGGGTTCCGGATGCCCATATCGGCTATCTGAGCGGCTTTCTCACCATGGGCATACTGCTGTCCGTTCCGATGATCCTGGCGGGCCTCGCAACCATGATCTGGGCCGCCCGGCGCCGGACCGGAGCAACCGCGGCGTGA
- a CDS encoding accessory factor UbiK family protein: MTQGPNRLLDDFAKLMTDAAGVAQGARREVETAFRAQAERFLSDMDVVSREEHEAVKEMAVRALDRIDELESRIAKLENPESGAAGDA; the protein is encoded by the coding sequence ATGACCCAAGGCCCGAACCGTCTTCTCGATGATTTTGCCAAGCTGATGACCGACGCCGCCGGTGTTGCCCAGGGTGCCCGCCGCGAGGTGGAGACTGCCTTCCGTGCGCAGGCCGAGCGTTTCCTGTCCGACATGGACGTGGTTTCGCGCGAAGAGCACGAAGCGGTCAAAGAGATGGCAGTGCGCGCTCTGGACCGGATCGACGAGCTCGAATCGCGGATCGCCAAACTCGAAAATCCGGAATCCGGCGCTGCTGGAGACGCTTAA
- a CDS encoding YbjN domain-containing protein, with translation MSLIELELERPGNPVDTIETFAALNDWTFERSDEDEITISLEGSWCDYHVSFSWMEEVEALHLACAFDLKVTELRKTEVVRLLALVNEQLWMGHFDLWNKENVVMFRQSLLLAGGAEASSAQIEGMLTNALENCERFYQAFQFVVWAGHSAAEALNTALFETAGEA, from the coding sequence ATGAGCCTCATCGAGCTTGAACTCGAGCGACCTGGTAATCCCGTTGACACCATCGAGACGTTCGCCGCGTTGAACGACTGGACGTTCGAAAGGTCGGACGAAGACGAGATCACCATATCCCTGGAGGGGAGCTGGTGTGATTACCACGTCTCCTTCTCGTGGATGGAGGAAGTCGAAGCCCTTCATCTTGCCTGCGCTTTTGACCTCAAGGTCACCGAATTGCGCAAGACGGAAGTTGTCCGTCTGCTCGCACTGGTCAATGAACAGCTCTGGATGGGCCACTTCGATCTCTGGAACAAGGAGAACGTGGTGATGTTCCGGCAGTCGCTGCTTCTTGCGGGCGGTGCGGAGGCCTCCTCGGCACAGATCGAGGGAATGCTGACAAATGCCCTTGAAAACTGCGAACGTTTCTATCAAGCCTTTCAATTCGTCGTCTGGGCCGGTCACTCGGCAGCCGAGGCGTTGAATACGGCCTTGTTTGAAACCGCAGGAGAAGCATGA
- the proC gene encoding pyrroline-5-carboxylate reductase: MSFSKERPFLLVGAGKMGGAMLSGWMAEGIDPAAIVVSDPRLSEEMDALLKKHGIRHVTSVPDDLTAGIVLVAIKPQLMDQVLPGLKSAVAADTLVLSIAAGTPVAKFEEYFGKVPICRCMPNTPAMVKRGITAVYPTEAVSASSREDVTKLLSAVGKVVWLDSEDQIDLVTGVSGSGPAYVFFLAEALSEAGKQAGLPEEIAHELAVATVCGAGELMHQSGEHPSILRQNVTSPNGTTAAALDVLMHAEGLQPVMSEAVAAAVKRARELAG, from the coding sequence ATGAGCTTTTCAAAGGAACGGCCTTTCCTTCTTGTCGGAGCCGGCAAGATGGGCGGGGCAATGTTATCAGGCTGGATGGCGGAAGGGATCGATCCCGCCGCCATCGTGGTCAGCGACCCGCGTCTTTCCGAAGAGATGGACGCCCTCCTCAAGAAACACGGCATCCGCCATGTGACTTCGGTCCCGGATGACCTTACGGCTGGCATCGTGCTGGTGGCGATCAAGCCACAGCTCATGGACCAGGTCCTTCCCGGGCTGAAGTCTGCCGTTGCTGCCGACACGCTCGTGCTGTCGATTGCGGCGGGTACTCCGGTTGCCAAATTCGAGGAATACTTCGGCAAGGTGCCGATCTGCCGCTGCATGCCGAACACACCGGCCATGGTCAAGCGCGGCATCACGGCGGTGTATCCGACTGAGGCAGTTTCCGCTTCTTCCCGCGAAGATGTCACCAAGCTTCTGTCGGCGGTCGGAAAGGTGGTCTGGCTCGACAGCGAAGACCAGATCGATCTGGTGACCGGTGTCAGTGGATCGGGCCCAGCCTATGTTTTCTTCCTCGCAGAAGCCTTGAGCGAAGCGGGCAAGCAGGCCGGGCTTCCCGAAGAGATAGCTCATGAGCTGGCCGTTGCCACGGTGTGCGGGGCAGGGGAGCTGATGCACCAGTCCGGTGAACATCCCTCCATCCTGCGCCAGAACGTTACCAGCCCGAACGGCACGACGGCTGCTGCGCTTGACGTGCTGATGCACGCCGAAGGATTGCAGCCGGTTATGAGCGAGGCGGTTGCCGCCGCCGTCAAACGCGCGCGCGAACTGGCCGGCTGA
- a CDS encoding YciE/YciF ferroxidase family protein — protein MKTLADAFEHTLQDIYYAEKTMTKTMPKLQEAANGKKLKDAIGEHLEETKSQVKVLEQVFKSLGKKPEGEKCDAIEGLIKETDGIISEASGAAKNAALLAACQAVEHYEIARYGTLREWAKVLGHDEAHDLLTGILDQEKAANSKLTNLAVSTINAQ, from the coding sequence ATGAAAACGCTTGCCGATGCTTTCGAGCATACGCTTCAGGACATCTACTACGCCGAAAAAACCATGACCAAGACCATGCCGAAACTGCAGGAAGCTGCAAACGGCAAGAAACTGAAGGATGCGATCGGTGAGCATCTGGAAGAAACGAAATCTCAGGTCAAGGTTCTGGAACAGGTCTTCAAGTCGCTCGGAAAGAAGCCGGAAGGCGAGAAGTGCGATGCCATTGAAGGCCTTATCAAGGAAACCGACGGCATCATCAGCGAGGCGAGCGGCGCGGCCAAGAACGCAGCATTGCTGGCTGCCTGCCAGGCGGTCGAGCATTATGAGATCGCCCGCTACGGGACGCTGCGCGAATGGGCGAAGGTCCTCGGCCACGATGAGGCCCACGACTTGCTGACCGGCATTCTCGATCAGGAAAAGGCGGCAAACAGCAAGCTGACCAATCTTGCCGTTTCGACCATCAACGCGCAGTAA